The following coding sequences are from one Arachis hypogaea cultivar Tifrunner chromosome 7, arahy.Tifrunner.gnm2.J5K5, whole genome shotgun sequence window:
- the LOC140174317 gene encoding ferritin-3, chloroplastic-like → MVLGLGSCSSMSSASLSSRPQLHHHYNLSSKLANNVKSSSCAVMRRKPGGVAAVKAAAYSASSSMADHGNNKAVLGIVFKPFEEVKKELLSIPKMPHQSLARQGYSSHCEAALNAQINVEYNVSYVYHAMYAYFDRDNVALKGFAKYFKESSMEERQHAEIMMEYQA, encoded by the exons ATGGTGTTAGGATTAGGAAGTTGTTCATCCATGTCATCAGCCTCACTTTCAAGTAGACCCCAGCTTCATCATCACTACAACCTTTCAAGCAAATTGGCCAACAATGTGAAGAGTTCTTCTTGTGCGGTGATGAGGAGAAAACCCGGCGGGGTTGCGGCGGTTAAGGCGGCGGCCTACTCCGCCTCCTCATCAATGGCTGATCATGGTAATAACAAAGCCGTTTTGGGTATAGTGTTTAAACCTTTTGAGGAAGTGAAAAAAGAGCTTCTTTCTATACCCAAAATGCCCCATCAATCTCTGGCTCGCCAAGGTTATAGTAGTCATTGTGAGGCTGCACTCAATGCACAGATCAA TGTGGAATATAATGTCTCCTACGTCTATCATGCCATGTATGCTTACTTTGACAGAGACAATGTTGCACTCAAGGGATTCGCCAA atatttcaAGGAATCAAGTATGGAGGAACGACAGCATGCTGAGATCATGATGGAATACCAGGCATGA
- the LOC112704030 gene encoding ferritin-3, chloroplastic-like has product MLMPFTEFDHAEKGDALNAMELALSLERLNNEKLLNLHKIATQNKDVQLADFIETEFLVGQVEDIKKISEYVAELRRLGKGHGVWHFDQMLLNGEVAA; this is encoded by the exons ATGCTGATGCCATTTACAGAGTTTGATCATGCAGAAAAGGGTGACGCATTAAATG CAATGGAACTTGCATTGTCTCTAGAAAGGTTGAACAATGAGAAGCTTCTAAATTTACATAAG ATAGCAACACAAAACAAAGATGTGCAGCTCGCTGACTTTATTGAAACCGAGTTTTTGGTGGGTCAG GTGGAAGACATTAAAAAGATCTCAGAATATGTAGCTGAATTAAGAAGGCTAGGCAAAGGACATG GAGTTTGGCACTTTGATCAAATGCTTCTTAATGGAGAAGTGGCTGCATGA